TTTTCATCAATCATTAAAAAACCAGCGACCGTTCCAAGCATCATCGGTGACATCAAAAAAACGCCACCTAAAATATAGGCATAATACAAGGTCACATCAAATCCGTTTCTTTGCCAAAGCCACGGCACCAGATAATGTAAAATCCCCTTAATAAGTAGTCCGGCTAAAAATGGAATGCACATAAATATTATTAAGATCGGATCTCTTCGAATCATTTTCATGTCTGCGTTAAATGCAATCTTATTCACCATAACTTCCTCCAAATATTTTCTTATCCACAATATGCAAACACACTATGGTAATTATGGATAGATAAATCAAATGTAATCCCGCCTCTAGCCAATGCATTCCTGTAAATGCACCATATACAATGCGAATACCTGCAACACTGGGAAACACACTAAAAACCCAATCAAAAGGTGTCTGAACAAGCAAAAGCAAACAAGGAAGCACTATTAAAAGCATATATGGAATCATTTTAATAAAATATACATTTAATGACTTACACTTTGCTGCTACAAAAAAACCATAGAGGGTGAATATCAATGCCGAAATTCCTATACCCAAAATTAATAAACTCCAACGCACTTCGCCTTGGTATGCCACAAGGGTAATAGCACAGCTTGCCAAAATAGCAAGCATCGCCATCGATATTGCCTTTGCCATTAAATACTCTTTTGAGCGCAGCGGTGTAACAATGAGAAAATCTAAAATCCCCTGTGTTTTTTCCAACATTACAATACCACCGATAAAGAAAAACCCTACAATTGAAGGGTCAAAGAAAATAACAATCGGTACCACCACAATACGCATATGTTCCGGCAATTGATGAACAATCAGCATATATATAATCGTTAGCAAAATGTAGACCAGATAAAATCCTTGTTTCAACTGAAACGTTACATCGGCTTTTATGGCATTAAGCATTCGTATGTTCATGCTAATTCCCTCCCTGTCAATTTAATAAAGACATCTTCAAGCGTTGCCTCCTGACTGTGTATACGCTTGATCTTATGTTCACGCATGATTTGAAAAAATTGTTCATTCTTTTGGATTGTTTTCATCGGAAACGCTTCCCTACATTCTTGACCGTGGCTATAATAATCTAATTGAACCACTTGCGTCCCATGTTCAACCATCAACTCACTCGGTTTTTCAATA
This sequence is a window from Vallitaleaceae bacterium 9-2. Protein-coding genes within it:
- a CDS encoding ABC transporter permease, which codes for MNIRMLNAIKADVTFQLKQGFYLVYILLTIIYMLIVHQLPEHMRIVVVPIVIFFDPSIVGFFFIGGIVMLEKTQGILDFLIVTPLRSKEYLMAKAISMAMLAILASCAITLVAYQGEVRWSLLILGIGISALIFTLYGFFVAAKCKSLNVYFIKMIPYMLLIVLPCLLLLVQTPFDWVFSVFPSVAGIRIVYGAFTGMHWLEAGLHLIYLSIITIVCLHIVDKKIFGGSYGE